The genomic window TGACAATTGTGACCAAATTCATGGTAAGCTCCCCACTGTCCATCACTGGTATTAAGGTTATTCACACTGGTAAAACCTTTAAACCATTCGCTATCATTTGTACCTACAAAAGGGAAACCAGAATGGCCATAGCCTTTGCTAAGCTGGATATCTAATACCCCTCTCCATTGGCTTTGCGGGCTACGATCTCTGATATCAGGAGCATTGTCTGATAAACCCATCCATGCATTATAATCCAGATCAAAAACATCGTTCCACTTGGTCATGGCCAGTGTTGGATTAGTAAAAGGTTCTGATGAACTGAACGAAGCGATGACCTTATCTCTTGGAATAGTAAAAATTACACGTTTGGTTCGTAGCTCAAGCCAAGGCACTTGCGAGGCTTTTACTTTAGTAACCCAATCGGCATCGGTGCTTTGACCTAAAATAAAATCGGGAGATACTACAGCACCACTTATGGTAAAAGTAACCGGATTAGCGTAGGCAAAAGTAGCAAGGATGTAAATATGGCCACCATATAAATTGCGAACATAATTTGTGCCGGCAACCAATGCTTTTCTACTATAAATTAAAGGATCGCGTAATAGTGGAGATTTACCCGCAAGGTTATCTGTATGTGCACCTATTTGTACAGTTAATCCTTCAATTCCTGCTGGTACTACGATTTTAATCAACTCTCCAGGCGCGGCATAAAACCCCGAACTATACTGAGGCGAAGGTGCTACGGAAATCCTTAGATTTTGAGCAGTTTGATCGCTAAAGTTCATATCCAATGTAAACTGAGCATCTTTAACTCTTGGTTCAGCTTGATCTACTAATCCTGGAAATACTCTAGCTTTTGCGTACATCGACTTATCGATTACCTTCATATTGGTATCAATGGTTCCATCAGCTATATTCTGAGAATCGTCAGGATAGCCATCCGGTACTTCGTACCCATATTTTTTACATGCCGTAACCGTTACCAATAACGCTAAGGCAAATATTTTTGTTAACTGATTAAATTTCATTTTATAAATATTTAAAGTTAATTAGTTGGTAGTATTACCGACGGAGTAAACAAATTACCCATTAAGCCCCATTCTTGTGGGATAGCTATATTTAACCAGTTATAAATTAATACTGGGATATCAATGCCATTTGGCACGTTTTTAAAGGCTATATCGGTAATATTACCGCCAACAAAAGGCGAAACTTCTAAGAATGATACCCACGTTGCACTTCCACTCAGATTAAAGTCTTTTTTACCAGTGGAAAGATCTTTTAATACCAGGCCGTTACCTTCGTTTGCTGGCCACCAGCCAAGCAGTTTATCTGGGCTGGGTGCTGCAAATGAAATTTCCTTTTTCATATTAACGATAAGATCTGCATCAGTCATGGCAAAATTATAAATGGCCATATCCCTAAACGATAGATCTGTTCCGTCTGTTGCAACTGTAGCCTTTCCAGCCCCCATGTGCAAGGCTGCAGCATTAGTTAAATTTTTGCCCGTAATATCAACAGTTGTTACTTTTTTTCCATCCTGAAATAGCGAAACATAACGAACAGCGCCATCATTAAATAATTTAAATGCGAGTGTGTGCCACTTGCCATCTCTAATTGTAACGCCAGCTGATATGGTGTAACCACCTGCAAAACTCAAATAGTAGGAATCTCCCCAGGTCATCAAATCCCAACCTGATGCATCTAAACCTTCTCTTGCCTTATAATTGTTCATGTTACCACAAAAATGTGCGTAGTTACTCGCACTGCTTGCTGTACTTTTTAATTTTATTTGGAAAGTGTATTCACCTGTTGTTCCAAAATCACCGATATTGGCGTCTGAAAGTACAGCTACTCCATTATTTGTTGTATTAGACGTTAAACGAAGTGCTTGTCCAGTAAATGGATAAGAATTAGGATCTGGTTGATCTACCTGTGTTCTTGAAAATCTCGGATTGTAAAATGCGATATACGTATTTCTAGAAGGATCGTTGTAAATATTCGAACCAGCAACACCGCCCGATACGCCACCACCTTTGTTAGATGCAACTATTACTAGCCAATTTTCTCCTGAATATCCCTTTCGAGCTTTTAAAGCTGTTAGTATCTCGCCAATATAGCCATCAATGGTTTGAATAGCAGCGGCATAGGCTGGTGTATTTGCGGTATAACCATTAGCTGCACCTGCAATTTCTGCACTATGAAATTGTGCAACTACCATAGCCGGATTGTTAGACGTGAGTTCAGCAACAACACCAGTCTTTACTGCAGCATCATCAGATACATTCTGCTTTACAATTGCATCCGCAGCCAATTTCTCATTGAAAATCGATGTTGATGCAATAGAGACGGTTCTTGCATTATTAAGTGAACTCTTAATCCTGGTAAATATAGTCGGAGTAGCTTGAAAGTTTAAACCTGCAAAATCTTCTGAAACCACATTACTTTTAGTGTAATCATATCCGGTAAACATATTTGTCCAGCCAGCCGCGTTAGTAATCGTATTTCGTTTATCATCTGCAAGTCCGTCATAACTGTACAACGCCCGCGCATTAATTGTTGCAATATTGGTTGGAGCCAATGTTTTTACTGCTGCCCCCGTTACACCATCTAAAACAATATAGAGCACTTTTTTCCCAGCTCCTAACCCTAGGGTATCATTTCTGAAGGTTTGTGGCAGCGTATTTTCGAAATCCTTATTACATCCAATGGCCATAAGGAAGAGCCCAAATACCGAAGCTAAGCCTAAATATTTTAGTGCTATAGTTAATGTATATCCTTTTTTCATATTCGTTATGTTTGGAACTATATTGATCAATTAGTAAAATTTAAGCGCATTACATTATGTGGCAAAGAGCTATTGAAACGCAAAATATCGCCTACGAAAATCACTTGCGAACCTGTAGCCGTGGTGGTTTCTAACATATCGTAAATGGTGCCCTGAAAACCGCCCGTATTGTTATAACCTACAGCCAACTGACCATTAGCTTCTAACACCATAAAGCCTTGGCGCAAATAATCGCCATATTTATTGAATGATCCACTTACAATTATTTTTCCATTATTAAGCTGCCCAGCAAAAGTGGCTATTCCTCCAGTAATGGCTTGCCCATTAAAGGTGGAGACATTGGTACCGTCGGCATTTAATAAACTAATACCAGAAGTTGTTTTACCATTAAAAGTTGTAAACGCCCCGCTAACCACTATCTTGTCAGTAGCAGCATTGTATCTGATCGAAATTATATCTCCATTTGCGCCAGAACCTGCATTAAAAGTATTGTCTACACTACCATCTAAATTTACCCTTACAATTCTATTGGCCAATACGCCGTTAAACGAAGTGAAGGTGCCAACTAAGATTAATTTACCATCAGTCTGCATCATGGCATCCAAAATCACACCATTAGCCCCTATAGCACTCTGGCGAGTCGATTTATTATAATGAAAGGTTGAATCCATAGTACCATCCATGTTTACCCTTACCATCTGGCGCATCCGTGTGTAATCGTAAACTTTTTCATCGTAACTAGAATTTGGCAAGAACATTCGTCTATAATTGTAAAAACTACCAACGATGTAAACCTGCTCGCCAAATACAAAAGTTTTTCTAACCAAACCATCTACACCTGCATTAAAAGCACTTATAGTATCGCCATTTTTATAGGTTTCTTGTGGCTTTGGATTAATTACATTGGTGAGGATCAAACTATCTAACGACCCATTAGCATTTAATCTGGCAACATTACTCAAGGTTTGACGGTTAGTACGCGTTGAGTTATAATTAGTAAAACTTCCTCCGATAATAAATTTACCAGCCTGTGCTCCAGTAGGAATGCGGGTTATAGAATAAATAATTTTGCTAGAACCACCAGCTCCTTTTCCAAAAGCCACCGCATCTGTAGAATAAGTACCATCCCCTAATAATTGTACAATGCCTCCGTTTGGCAGTTTTTCAGTTCCTTTTAATTCAAAACTATTAAATGCACCACCTAAAAAATAGCGGCCGCTTGGTAATGCCTCAATATCAAATACGGTACTAAAACCAGACGTATTAGCTGCACCGTTGATCACCTTCCACGTAGGATCTACATTGAGTTTACCACCAATTTTAACCAACGGCCCAAAAAAGCTTTGGCCCTGTGAAGAAATCCACATGCTACCTGTACTGGCATTTACAGGGATTTTAAAGGTTAAAGTACTATCGTTAGATGATTTAAGATCAACTTCTGCCTCTACTTCATTTACAAAAACCTTAAAATCATTAATATATTTCCCTAGTCCCTTTACCTTTAGGCTTAAAACATCACCTACCTTTAAAACATCAGGGTCGGTGGTTTTAGAAATGAAGGTAATATCCAGCGGTTTTTTGCCTCCGGCATAAGGATCTTCAGTTAAACCTTTTTCCTTTTCGCAAGAAACGAAAACTGTTGTTAAGCATATTGCAGCAAACAAATACAGTTTAAATTTATGTTGTATGTTATTTAACATTTTATTCATTTTACGGATTATAGATTAAACTTATGGTGTTGCCGGATCAATCCCAGCCGAGATGGCCTGTTCGATAAAAGTTCCCGTATTGAACCCGAAATTATGTCTCTGTTTAGTTAAAACATGTAAAAACACCGTTTGTAGGCTGAATATCTGAAGTTGCTATAGGAATATTAACCAATGATATTTGGGGGTTAGATAAATCGGGGATGTAAGCCAAGAACAATTGGCGATACCCTGCATAAGCTACTCTTGAAATTTCTGCTCCTGATGAGTTGTATACCACAGCATCCTGAAAAATGACGCCGATATTCATAATTCTGCCACCATACGAGGTGTAACCCTGGCCTGGAAAAGCCAGGTATGACAGAGTATCGCGCTGTGGATAATCTTTTAACCTGTTTGCTCCTTTAAAAATATATTGAGACAGGATGTTTTTCCATACTATAGGTTTAATCTGAGTTAATTTAGATACCGTATCTTTACCCTGTACCCTTAAATATAAATTTAACTGTTTAACAGATTTGTAAATAGAACCACTCGGCGGTGCAAAAAAAGTAATGTTCTCATTACTCACAACATCAGCCAAACCAGCAAGTTTAATCACAGTTAAGGTCGAATCGAAAAATGGTTTCTTTGCTTCCATATACTGCATAATATTTCCATTATATTTTGCTTCATGCAGTCCTGTTTCTATATAGTATTTTTTACAGCCTGTTAAAACGGATAATATGCCCATCAGTAAGAATAGCAGTGTTTTATAATTCTTCATCATCATATTAATTAATTCCAAAAATTATTACCAATTAAATAAGGATTAGCACTTCGCTCGGTAGCACTAATGGTTAGCGGCCAGGTCCAGGCACCAGAATTGAAATTGGACACGGACATTGGTGATTTTGTAAAATCTGAATTTACAACACGTTTTGTTCTTACCAGATCAAAAAAGTACTGCCCTTCGCCAATGAGTTCTCTACATCTTTCTTTGTAAATCTCATCTTTTAAATCTTCGCCCGATTGAATTAGCGCTGGGGCAGCAGCAGCTTCTCTTACCCTATTGGCAAAATCTCTTGCACCCCCATCGTCACCAAGTTCAGCCAATGCCTCTGCGGTAAGCAGGTAACAATCTGGCAACCTGAATATAATGGCACTATCATCACTTGTAACTGATAATGCTGCTCCAGAACCAGTGGTATAAAGGTTGGCGAATTTCTTAAATTGGAATGCACCTGTTCCTGAATCGTAATTTTCAAACCAAATCGTTAACCTGGCATCTGGTATACCTGCAGGAAAAAGCTTAACAATGAAAGATTTGTCGTATGTCATATAGCTGTTTACCTTAGTCGGCACCCCCTGATATGGGAAATGCGCAAAGAAATAAGAGTAACCTGCAGGCTGCGAAAAACTCTCTCCATAAGCTACATCTTGCAATACACCAAATAAATTTTCTGAGCTGCGCCCTTTAAAAATGCGTAAAGTATTTTCGGCAGTAACAGGTAAAATTTTATAATAACTGTAGGTATCCAGTTCTGCAGCCAAAGTTTTTACCGCCTCATAGTACTTCATTTTATCTGCTGTATCCCATGCAGCTGCCCACATGTTCAAATGCATTAATAAGGCTATAGCTGAGGCTTTTGTTGGCCTAAAACCATTAGATGAAGCATCATTGTAGAACACAGGTAAATCATTTTTTGAAGCAGTCATATCTGCAATGCATTTTTTCATTACTTCTAACTGCGCTGTTCTGGCAAGTGGTTTACTATGATAAGCATCGGTATAGTAGATTGCATCACCAAAAAGCTTACAGATAAACATATAACTCAAATTGCGCATAAAAACTGCCTCAGCTTTATATTTTTTACGCTCAGCATCCGACAACGAGCTAGAAGGAACTTTATCAATTTCGAAATACAGGATATTTGATGCGGCAATTATATCGTACCAGGCTTTCCAATCCATAATATCCTTTATTATTCCAGGATAATTAGGACTATTAAAATTTGTTCCATTATTTGGTGTATTAATAATAGTTCTCATACTGTTATTAACTAAAGCGTTAATTACAGTTGTTCCATTACCATTATCGCTCGCCAAAACACTTACGTTATTCCCCCTCATTTCCAATGCAGGAAAAAACATTTTATCTGTGTACCTAAAGAACGTTGGCACGCCTGCAATTTTATCTCTTAACCTGGCATAAATTCCATTTGTGAATTTTTCCACATCATCCCGGCTTTTCCAAAAGTTGTTACCGCTCTGGGCTTCAATAGGGGTAACATTAAGAAGCTTTTTACAGCCTGCTGTGGTAAAGATCAGCACAGCAGCCAGCATTATATATTTAATATTTTTCATTTTCTTACAATTTTAAAACTCAACGTTTAAACCTAAGGTAAACTGTCTTGGTGAAGGATAGCCTCCAGAATCGTCTCTTCCTAAACTGGTTACATTTTCTGGATTAGGACCTGTGTAACGTGTAATAAAACCAAGATTAGAGGCCGTGGCATTTATACTTACCCTATTCATACCGAATCTGCTTGTAAAACTTTGTTTAAGATTATAATAAACCTTTACCGAATTTAATTTGAAGTATGAACCATCTTCCTGAAATACAGTCTGGTTAATTCTGAAAGGATCAATGATACGCGCACGTACAAAATCAAGTGGATTAGCATATGTAGCGATATCACCAGGTGAACGCCAATAATTAAGCTGATCTAACGGCACCAAACTTCCCGAACCATTGGGAGAGTAATAATTACGCAACTGGTTAGCTATGGGATTGTTGATAATATCACGGATTAAAGTAAAAGAAGTATTTACCTCTACACTCCAATCTCTCCATTTTAAGTAAGTAAATATACCGCCGGTAATCTGTGGTTGCGAATTACCTGCAATTACCCTGTCGTTACCATCAAGCACATAGTTTCCATCAAGATCGGTAAATATAGGATCGCCGGCTTTAAAGTAATTTAAGCGGCCGTTAGCGCCAACCCTGTAAGGTAAACCAGTATTCGGATCAACAGGCACCTGTGCGTTGGTAGAATATACCCCTTTAGTATTATATAGGTAATTAGATAGTGAATTGGTCCCCAAACGGTAATAAATATCCTGACCTAAATCTTTATCTGTGTATATAAAATCTCTCAAACCATCAGGCAATT from Flavobacterium sp. W4I14 includes these protein-coding regions:
- a CDS encoding hypothetical protein (product_source=Hypo-rule applied; cath_funfam=2.60.120.260; pfam=PF00754,PF13402,PF17291; smart=SM01276; superfamily=49785,55486), encoding MKFNQLTKIFALALLVTVTACKKYGYEVPDGYPDDSQNIADGTIDTNMKVIDKSMYAKARVFPGLVDQAEPRVKDAQFTLDMNFSDQTAQNLRISVAPSPQYSSGFYAAPGELIKIVVPAGIEGLTVQIGAHTDNLAGKSPLLRDPLIYSRKALVAGTNYVRNLYGGHIYILATFAYANPVTFTISGAVVSPDFILGQSTDADWVTKVKASQVPWLELRTKRVIFTIPRDKVIASFSSSEPFTNPTLAMTKWNDVFDLDYNAWMGLSDNAPDIRDRSPQSQWRGVLDIQLSKGYGHSGFPFVGTNDSEWFKGFTSVNNLNTSDGQWGAYHEFGHNCQQPSVWSWSTLGETTNNLFSFKVANRIGANYNILHPAVSSGFPEAITYASGTGLKNFDTDAFMTDENKGPFRRITPFVQIFEKYGYGAMTYLYTEARHADRLNSSDITKHNFVYEKLSEYTKIDLAPFFDAWGISISDAVVLKVSAKYPMLSNQVWTYNALNKAGGTAAISFAPSVAVSSNQSNEGSPAAMLDNNTATYWHSQYSPAPTTAQGYPYTLVYSENKRMTVKGMYFVPRNSTAQRVKNIEILVSSDNIGFTSVATTQIPNAFSRYEFVFPNGPVYGRFFKVLLKDGWNTPVASFPYAAMAELGVIK
- a CDS encoding hypothetical protein (product_source=Hypo-rule applied; pfam=PF16356; superfamily=49899,53649; transmembrane_helix_parts=Inside_1_6,TMhelix_7_29,Outside_30_580), giving the protein MKKGYTLTIALKYLGLASVFGLFLMAIGCNKDFENTLPQTFRNDTLGLGAGKKVLYIVLDGVTGAAVKTLAPTNIATINARALYSYDGLADDKRNTITNAAGWTNMFTGYDYTKSNVVSEDFAGLNFQATPTIFTRIKSSLNNARTVSIASTSIFNEKLAADAIVKQNVSDDAAVKTGVVAELTSNNPAMVVAQFHSAEIAGAANGYTANTPAYAAAIQTIDGYIGEILTALKARKGYSGENWLVIVASNKGGGVSGGVAGSNIYNDPSRNTYIAFYNPRFSRTQVDQPDPNSYPFTGQALRLTSNTTNNGVAVLSDANIGDFGTTGEYTFQIKLKSTASSASNYAHFCGNMNNYKAREGLDASGWDLMTWGDSYYLSFAGGYTISAGVTIRDGKWHTLAFKLFNDGAVRYVSLFQDGKKVTTVDITGKNLTNAAALHMGAGKATVATDGTDLSFRDMAIYNFAMTDADLIVNMKKEISFAAPSPDKLLGWWPANEGNGLVLKDLSTGKKDFNLSGSATWVSFLEVSPFVGGNITDIAFKNVPNGIDIPVLIYNWLNIAIPQEWGLMGNLFTPSVILPTN
- a CDS encoding hypothetical protein (product_source=Hypo-rule applied; cath_funfam=2.60.40.10; pfam=PF16400,PF17164; superfamily=63829) is translated as MNKMLNNIQHKFKLYLFAAICLTTVFVSCEKEKGLTEDPYAGGKKPLDITFISKTTDPDVLKVGDVLSLKVKGLGKYINDFKVFVNEVEAEVDLKSSNDSTLTFKIPVNASTGSMWISSQGQSFFGPLVKIGGKLNVDPTWKVINGAANTSGFSTVFDIEALPSGRYFLGGAFNSFELKGTEKLPNGGIVQLLGDGTYSTDAVAFGKGAGGSSKIIYSITRIPTGAQAGKFIIGGSFTNYNSTRTNRQTLSNVARLNANGSLDSLILTNVINPKPQETYKNGDTISAFNAGVDGLVRKTFVFGEQVYIVGSFYNYRRMFLPNSSYDEKVYDYTRMRQMVRVNMDGTMDSTFHYNKSTRQSAIGANGVILDAMMQTDGKLILVGTFTSFNGVLANRIVRVNLDGSVDNTFNAGSGANGDIISIRYNAATDKIVVSGAFTTFNGKTTSGISLLNADGTNVSTFNGQAITGGIATFAGQLNNGKIIVSGSFNKYGDYLRQGFMVLEANGQLAVGYNNTGGFQGTIYDMLETTTATGSQVIFVGDILRFNSSLPHNVMRLNFTN
- a CDS encoding hypothetical protein (product_source=Hypo-rule applied; superfamily=82153); this encodes MKNYKTLLFLLMGILSVLTGCKKYYIETGLHEAKYNGNIMQYMEAKKPFFDSTLTVIKLAGLADVVSNENITFFAPPSGSIYKSVKQLNLYLRVQGKDTVSKLTQIKPIVWKNILSQYIFKGANRLKDYPQRDTLSYLAFPGQGYTSYGGRIMNIGVIFQDAVVYNSSGAEISRVAYAGYRQLFLAYIPDLSNPQISLVNIPIATSDIQPTNGVFTCFN
- a CDS encoding hypothetical protein (product_source=Hypo-rule applied; ko=KO:K21572; pfam=PF07980,PF14322; superfamily=48452), whose amino-acid sequence is MKNIKYIMLAAVLIFTTAGCKKLLNVTPIEAQSGNNFWKSRDDVEKFTNGIYARLRDKIAGVPTFFRYTDKMFFPALEMRGNNVSVLASDNGNGTTVINALVNNSMRTIINTPNNGTNFNSPNYPGIIKDIMDWKAWYDIIAASNILYFEIDKVPSSSLSDAERKKYKAEAVFMRNLSYMFICKLFGDAIYYTDAYHSKPLARTAQLEVMKKCIADMTASKNDLPVFYNDASSNGFRPTKASAIALLMHLNMWAAAWDTADKMKYYEAVKTLAAELDTYSYYKILPVTAENTLRIFKGRSSENLFGVLQDVAYGESFSQPAGYSYFFAHFPYQGVPTKVNSYMTYDKSFIVKLFPAGIPDARLTIWFENYDSGTGAFQFKKFANLYTTGSGAALSVTSDDSAIIFRLPDCYLLTAEALAELGDDGGARDFANRVREAAAAPALIQSGEDLKDEIYKERCRELIGEGQYFFDLVRTKRVVNSDFTKSPMSVSNFNSGAWTWPLTISATERSANPYLIGNNFWN